In Leptolyngbya sp. NIES-2104, the genomic window ATTCCAGTGATCTACACCACTTCATGTATAGTTCTATGTCTGGTGCATTGCGTCAGATGTGTGGGCGTGGCTCTTCAGTGCGTGAGCAAGTGGTATTAGCAACCGTCACTTATATCAAAAATCCAGAGGCAGCGATCGCGGTTTTGCTGGATCAATTTATCGAACTGGGAATTGATTACATCGATATCTTGTTTTGGGGTTGGATCGGTACTAATGATAGCAAAGCGCTACAAGATTGCTTACAGATCTCCAATGAGTTAAAGCGCCCAGATTCTTTTTATCAGAATGCGATCGAACAATTCATGGGGACATCAGAGCGATTAAAAAAGATGGGAGCAGTCCGTTATATTGGTGCTTCTTTTCACGATATCCATTTAGCGCAGCAATGGTTAAATAGTCCGCTGCTCGATGTTGTGATGGTGCGGCACAATGCAGGGCATCGGTTTGCCCAAACCCAAATTTTTAACCAACTCAGTTCTGCGGATACTGAGCGTTCTGGAATTGTCACCTTTAAATCGACAAGCTGTCGGACTGGAAATCTCTGGCAGCAACCAGAGGGTTTACCAAGTGACTGCTGGCGACCTCAAGCCCCAGATTTGTATCGTTATTCTTTGAGCCAAAACTGTGTCGATGTTTGCTTGACCGGATTAAGGAACAAAGAAGAGATTGATGCCGCGATCGCAGGTGTGAGACAAGGAAAACTGACCTTGGACGAAATTGAATACCTCAATGTCTACGGAGACTTACATCAAAATCGTCTGCGAGTTCAAAATATCCCGATCGAGAAGCTACTTTATCGGGCTTAGTTTCGAGCAAATCGTTACTCTAATTGAGGTGAAAACTATGAATGAACTGCAAAATCTACAGCTAACACAGCAAAACGGGGCGGGATGGGTTCCAGACCCTGATGATGAGCGAGACAGAACGAATTACATTGAAATTTTGAGTGATCTACCCACATCAGTAGATTTGCGAGAATGGTGTTCCCCGATCGAGAACCAAGGTAACATCAATTCTTGTACTGCCCACGCAGCGATCGCATTAGTAGAGTATTTTGAGCGTCAAGCATCCGGGAAGCACTTGGATTTATCTCGGTTGTTTCTCTATAAAGTGACCAGAAACTTGCTTCGCTGGACAGGAGACAAAGGAGCAAATCCTAGAACCACGATCAAAGCTTTAGCACTGTTTGGGTCGATCGCAGAAGAATACTGGGCTTATGAAGAAGCAAAACTAGACGAGGAGCCTCCTGCTTTTTGCTATGCCTTTGCGAGTAATTACCAAGCTCTAGAGTATTACCGAATTGACATTAAAGGCAGAACTAGAGACGTGGTTTTGCAACAGATTAAAGCAAATTTAGCAGCGGGTCGTCCTTTAATGTTTGGTGCAATTTTGCATCATAGCAGCATGCAGCAAGCGACGAAAACGGGGATGATTCCGGTTCCTGTGCAGTCTGATCCGATGTGGGGCGGTCACACAATGGCAGCCGTGGGATACGACGACACCATCAAAATTAAAAATACTGATCCGACAGGAACAGAAACAACCGGAGCCATTCTCATTAGAAACTCATGGGGGCTTGAATGGGGCGATAAAGGCTATGGTT contains:
- a CDS encoding aldo/keto reductase → MNVSLPTVNKLPTTDLPFYRKLGRTDLTVSCLGLGGGCGISSDDTLYAFEQGINYFFYSSDLHHFMYSSMSGALRQMCGRGSSVREQVVLATVTYIKNPEAAIAVLLDQFIELGIDYIDILFWGWIGTNDSKALQDCLQISNELKRPDSFYQNAIEQFMGTSERLKKMGAVRYIGASFHDIHLAQQWLNSPLLDVVMVRHNAGHRFAQTQIFNQLSSADTERSGIVTFKSTSCRTGNLWQQPEGLPSDCWRPQAPDLYRYSLSQNCVDVCLTGLRNKEEIDAAIAGVRQGKLTLDEIEYLNVYGDLHQNRLRVQNIPIEKLLYRA
- a CDS encoding C1 family peptidase, which codes for MNELQNLQLTQQNGAGWVPDPDDERDRTNYIEILSDLPTSVDLREWCSPIENQGNINSCTAHAAIALVEYFERQASGKHLDLSRLFLYKVTRNLLRWTGDKGANPRTTIKALALFGSIAEEYWAYEEAKLDEEPPAFCYAFASNYQALEYYRIDIKGRTRDVVLQQIKANLAAGRPLMFGAILHHSSMQQATKTGMIPVPVQSDPMWGGHTMAAVGYDDTIKIKNTDPTGTETTGAILIRNSWGLEWGDKGYGWLPYEYVLRPLSNDWWTVLKSEWVDTGKFDAKKS